Proteins encoded within one genomic window of Thermoplasmata archaeon:
- a CDS encoding NADH-quinone oxidoreductase subunit C — MRFRPEAALDLFRAVRDDLHFGHLSTVGGIDWVDHREVFYVAWSDDARQYLLLSADLPAESAHIESASAVWPSANWHERETWEMVDIAFDHHPDLRHLLMPDGYTFHPLLRSFKLHEPEELEVKQRRV, encoded by the coding sequence GTGCGATTCCGCCCCGAGGCCGCGCTCGACCTCTTCCGCGCGGTTCGGGACGACCTCCACTTCGGTCACCTCTCCACGGTCGGCGGGATCGACTGGGTCGACCACCGCGAGGTGTTCTACGTCGCCTGGTCCGACGACGCCCGTCAGTACCTCCTGCTCTCCGCCGACCTGCCCGCCGAATCCGCCCACATTGAGAGCGCTTCGGCCGTCTGGCCGAGCGCGAACTGGCACGAGCGCGAGACCTGGGAGATGGTCGACATCGCTTTCGACCATCACCCCGACCTCCGCCACCTGCTGATGCCTGACGGGTACACGTTCCATCCGTTGCTCCGCTCGTTCAAGCTCCACGAGCCCGAGGAGCTGGAGGTCAAGCAGCGCCGTGTCTGA
- a CDS encoding NADH-quinone oxidoreductase subunit D, with translation MWINMGPQHPMTHGLWNLRVKIDGEMILDVDPEMGYLHRGIEKISEDRHYNEVITLMDRCCYVAGFSWEHLYILGAEEALHVDPPERAEYLRVMCDEFQRIGSHLMWYAAFVQDLGLMSPFLYGMRDRDLVLDLFQAYTGARMTYEYMRVGGVRNDLPPGFIEQAREVLNWLPARFEEYDQLCVGSTIFRERCDDLGILKAADCVRHGVTGPMLRAAGLKRDLRKDRPYSAYDRLEFDVAVADGADVTARYLVRMEEMRQSVRILRQVMDWLERNPGPVIAEHLPRWLGAPYAPIGNEGYLLKRSYPKGVGFSAVEEPHGEALAYVVNEGGEHPYRVKFRSPVFANISAARQYLVGYHVADIPPIMGSVDVCVGEVDR, from the coding sequence ATGTGGATCAACATGGGGCCGCAGCACCCCATGACGCACGGGCTGTGGAACCTGCGCGTGAAGATCGACGGCGAGATGATTCTCGACGTCGACCCGGAGATGGGGTACCTCCACCGCGGCATCGAGAAGATCAGCGAGGACCGGCACTACAACGAGGTGATCACGCTCATGGACCGGTGCTGCTACGTCGCCGGGTTCTCCTGGGAGCACCTCTACATCCTCGGGGCGGAAGAGGCGCTCCACGTCGACCCGCCCGAGCGGGCCGAGTACCTGCGCGTGATGTGCGACGAGTTCCAGCGGATCGGCTCGCACCTCATGTGGTACGCGGCGTTCGTCCAGGACCTGGGGCTGATGAGCCCGTTCCTCTACGGGATGCGGGACCGCGACCTCGTCCTCGACCTCTTCCAGGCGTACACCGGCGCCCGGATGACGTACGAGTACATGCGGGTCGGCGGCGTGCGCAACGACCTCCCGCCCGGGTTCATCGAGCAGGCCCGCGAGGTGCTGAACTGGCTGCCCGCCCGCTTCGAGGAGTACGACCAGCTGTGCGTCGGCTCGACCATCTTTCGCGAGCGGTGCGATGACCTGGGGATCCTGAAGGCGGCCGACTGCGTCCGCCACGGGGTCACCGGCCCGATGCTGCGCGCCGCGGGCCTCAAGCGCGACCTGCGCAAGGACCGGCCGTACTCGGCCTACGACCGGCTCGAGTTCGACGTCGCGGTCGCGGACGGCGCGGACGTCACCGCGCGCTACCTCGTCCGGATGGAGGAGATGCGCCAGTCGGTGCGCATCCTGCGCCAGGTCATGGACTGGCTCGAGCGAAACCCCGGACCGGTCATCGCCGAGCACCTGCCGCGCTGGCTCGGGGCGCCGTACGCGCCGATCGGCAACGAGGGGTACCTCCTCAAGCGCAGCTACCCCAAGGGGGTCGGCTTCTCCGCGGTCGAGGAACCGCACGGGGAGGCGCTGGCGTACGTCGTCAACGAGGGCGGCGAGCACCCGTACCGGGTGAAGTTCCGATCCCCGGTCTTCGCGAACATCAGCGCGGCGCGACAGTACCTCGTGGGATACCACGTCGCCGATATCCCGCCGATCATGGGCAGCGTCGACGTCTGCGTGGGGGAGGTCGATCGGTAA
- a CDS encoding NADH-quinone oxidoreductase subunit J, producing MSLEELAFLALALVAIVTALLALLVRELVHTILWIAIFFVDLSAIYFLLEAPFLGVLQLGVYAGAVTVLLLFGIMLTRKRIFSREAATGIGPVPLALALVTFIFLVSAVGQLPQNELAIQTYDPSALSVNLFGPNGAWLILLGLIMLSGVSGAIYLVREGRD from the coding sequence GTGAGCCTCGAGGAACTCGCGTTCCTCGCGCTGGCGCTCGTCGCCATCGTCACGGCGTTGCTCGCGCTCCTCGTCCGCGAGCTCGTCCACACGATCCTGTGGATCGCGATCTTCTTCGTGGACCTGTCGGCGATCTACTTTCTGCTCGAGGCGCCGTTCCTCGGCGTGCTCCAGCTCGGCGTCTACGCCGGCGCGGTCACGGTCCTGCTGCTGTTCGGGATCATGCTCACGCGCAAGCGGATCTTCTCGCGCGAGGCCGCGACGGGGATCGGCCCCGTCCCGCTCGCCCTCGCCCTCGTGACGTTCATCTTCCTCGTGAGCGCGGTCGGCCAGCTCCCCCAGAACGAGCTCGCGATCCAGACCTACGATCCGAGCGCGCTGAGCGTCAACCTGTTCGGGCCGAACGGCGCCTGGCTCATCCTGCTCGGGCTGATCATGCTCTCGGGCGTGAGCGGGGCGATCTATCTCGTCCGGGAGGGGCGCGATTGA
- the ndhC gene encoding NADH-quinone oxidoreductase subunit A: MEAGTTTFLVFVVVAAAFGSGSILANRQLGAKRRQSYLQLTTYECGEEAEGEAQIDFPTQHYTFAIVFVAVDVLGFILALWALTFRGANSAWYPVFIAVGFTALAITGIYYALSGEKKWVI; the protein is encoded by the coding sequence GTGGAAGCGGGCACCACGACGTTCCTGGTTTTCGTTGTCGTCGCTGCCGCGTTCGGCAGCGGATCGATCCTCGCGAACCGTCAGCTAGGAGCCAAGCGGCGTCAGTCGTACCTCCAACTCACGACCTACGAGTGCGGCGAGGAGGCCGAGGGGGAGGCCCAGATCGATTTTCCGACCCAGCATTACACGTTCGCGATCGTCTTCGTCGCGGTCGACGTGCTCGGGTTCATCCTCGCCCTCTGGGCGCTGACGTTCCGCGGCGCGAACTCCGCCTGGTATCCTGTCTTTATCGCGGTCGGGTTCACCGCCCTCGCGATCACCGGCATCTACTACGCGTTGAGCGGGGAGAAGAAGTGGGTGATTTGA
- the nuoL gene encoding NADH-quinone oxidoreductase subunit L, protein MVPLFSVAGFVTVGLAGPRLARLEWGGWLAVAFAGAAMVLGVLIALGEMLNPGTYANVQFTWLHLPPSPGLFPHGFSLVMGTLVDPLSSLMLVVVTVVGFLVLLYSIGYMHHDRGLPRYYAELSLFLASMSGLVLANNLLEFFLFWELVGVCSYFLIGFYYEKPSAASAAKEAFLVTRVGDILFLAGIFLYFATLGQVGPNGGWAANGFVFANGSAPFLPAVTGANPTILTIAGLLILGGAAGKSAQFPLHVWLPDAMEGPTTVSALIHAATMVAAGVYLLAVTSVFIGFTATDQLVIVAVGGFTTFFAATMALVHPDIKRVIAYSTISQLGYMVLAVGAGFAMVGLYHLFTHAFFKALLFLAAGSVIHAVGTQDLFRMGGLKKPMRLTAIAFAIGGLALAGIPPFAGFWSKDDILGSVYGTLGAHPDYWPFFLLAFATVFLTAYYIFRAWFLAFSGSARRDPGLPEAHEAPWVMRVPLLVLSAFAVVGGLFVFVPGFDALFVTGAPGIPPALGPADLTLSGISVALGAGGILLAWSMWGNGRVFVLSETSPLQSARRLLLNRYYFKAAYDAIGLRLVYSAARAADFFDRFVIDGTVRGLERMFAAASDRLRRLQSGVVSDYAAYVVAGLLAVFVLLLIVGPYLLARVGGA, encoded by the coding sequence CTGGTCCCGCTCTTCTCGGTCGCCGGGTTCGTCACCGTCGGGCTCGCCGGCCCGCGCCTCGCCCGCCTGGAATGGGGCGGCTGGCTCGCCGTCGCCTTCGCGGGGGCCGCGATGGTCCTCGGGGTGCTGATCGCCCTCGGCGAGATGCTGAACCCGGGGACGTACGCGAACGTCCAGTTCACCTGGCTGCACCTCCCGCCGTCCCCGGGCCTGTTCCCGCACGGCTTCTCGCTCGTGATGGGGACCCTCGTCGACCCGCTGAGCTCGCTGATGCTCGTCGTCGTGACGGTCGTCGGCTTCCTCGTGCTGCTGTACTCGATCGGGTACATGCACCACGACCGCGGCCTGCCCCGCTACTACGCGGAGCTGTCGCTGTTCCTCGCGTCGATGAGCGGGCTCGTGCTCGCCAACAACCTGCTCGAGTTCTTCCTGTTCTGGGAGCTCGTGGGGGTCTGCTCCTACTTCCTCATCGGCTTCTACTATGAGAAGCCCAGCGCGGCGAGCGCCGCGAAGGAGGCGTTCCTGGTCACGCGCGTCGGCGACATCCTGTTCCTCGCCGGGATCTTCCTCTACTTCGCGACGCTGGGCCAGGTCGGGCCGAACGGGGGCTGGGCCGCGAACGGCTTCGTCTTCGCGAACGGGAGCGCCCCGTTCCTGCCCGCCGTCACCGGGGCGAACCCGACGATCCTCACGATCGCCGGCCTCTTGATCCTCGGCGGGGCCGCGGGCAAGAGCGCGCAGTTCCCACTGCACGTCTGGCTGCCGGACGCGATGGAGGGCCCGACGACGGTCTCGGCGCTGATCCACGCCGCGACGATGGTCGCCGCCGGTGTCTACCTGCTCGCGGTCACCAGCGTGTTCATCGGGTTCACGGCGACCGACCAGCTCGTCATCGTCGCGGTCGGCGGCTTCACCACGTTCTTCGCGGCGACGATGGCGCTCGTCCATCCGGACATCAAGCGGGTGATCGCCTACTCGACGATCAGCCAGCTCGGCTACATGGTGCTCGCCGTCGGCGCCGGCTTCGCCATGGTCGGCCTCTACCATCTGTTCACGCACGCGTTCTTCAAGGCCCTGCTGTTCCTCGCCGCCGGCTCGGTCATCCACGCGGTCGGCACGCAGGACCTGTTCCGGATGGGCGGCCTGAAGAAGCCGATGCGGCTCACCGCGATCGCCTTCGCGATCGGCGGGCTCGCCCTCGCCGGCATCCCCCCGTTCGCGGGCTTCTGGAGCAAGGACGACATCCTCGGTTCGGTCTACGGGACGCTGGGTGCGCATCCGGACTACTGGCCGTTCTTCCTGCTCGCGTTCGCCACCGTGTTCCTGACCGCCTACTACATCTTCCGGGCCTGGTTCCTCGCCTTCTCCGGGTCCGCGCGGCGGGACCCGGGCCTCCCCGAGGCGCACGAGGCGCCCTGGGTGATGCGGGTGCCGCTCCTCGTGCTCTCGGCCTTCGCGGTCGTCGGCGGCCTGTTCGTCTTCGTGCCCGGCTTCGACGCGCTGTTCGTCACCGGCGCCCCCGGCATCCCGCCCGCGCTCGGACCCGCGGACCTCACCCTCTCGGGGATCAGCGTCGCCCTCGGCGCGGGCGGGATCCTGCTCGCCTGGTCGATGTGGGGCAACGGGCGCGTCTTCGTGCTGAGCGAGACGAGCCCGCTGCAGTCGGCCCGCCGGCTGCTCCTCAACCGCTACTACTTCAAGGCCGCCTACGACGCGATCGGCCTGCGGCTCGTCTACTCGGCCGCGCGGGCGGCCGACTTCTTCGACCGGTTCGTGATCGACGGCACGGTGCGGGGCCTCGAGCGGATGTTCGCCGCCGCGAGCGACCGGCTGCGCCGCCTGCAGTCCGGGGTCGTCAGCGACTACGCGGCCTACGTCGTCGCGGGCCTGCTCGCGGTGTTCGTGCTGCTGCTCATCGTCGGGCCGTACCTGCTCGCGCGGGTCGGAGGCGCCTAG
- a CDS encoding complex I subunit 1 family protein: MAVVTLYSVSFDLSSVLLNGLGSILPGPVRAVITNADVIVGLSVLIFAAILLAASMLNTIVLIWFERKLLGRFMDRRGAMHVGYAGLLQNFADGLKLFRKNTFQPRAADSLGFYSGPYAYLVTSLVIFGILPISTGWNSGPLPLTLLLALAIFSFAPLFIFISAWSSNNKYSLMGGMRSAAQMIAYEVPILLAVVAVVIVAGSFNLTTIVYEQQNYWFWGPLVVALVVFVAGMLAEMERIPFDLPEAEAELVEGWNTEYGGMLFAFFMLADYLRALVGSILVVLLFLGGWTLPSWVPSAATSFPLAGIVWFMVKTYLVFGLFVWVRAALPRVRTDQLLRVGWNRMIPLSLLAVFLAAVLVTVKCVPVLGCVPSMGM, from the coding sequence ATGGCCGTGGTCACTCTCTACTCGGTCTCCTTCGACCTCTCGAGCGTCCTCCTGAACGGCCTCGGCTCGATCCTCCCGGGCCCGGTCCGCGCCGTGATCACGAACGCCGACGTGATCGTCGGTCTTTCGGTCCTGATCTTCGCCGCCATCCTCCTCGCGGCGAGCATGCTGAACACGATCGTACTGATCTGGTTCGAGCGCAAGCTCCTGGGCCGGTTCATGGACCGGCGCGGGGCGATGCACGTGGGGTACGCCGGGTTGCTCCAGAACTTCGCCGACGGGCTCAAACTGTTCCGGAAGAACACGTTCCAACCGCGCGCGGCCGACTCGCTCGGATTCTACAGCGGCCCGTACGCCTATCTGGTCACGAGCCTCGTCATCTTTGGGATCCTTCCCATCTCGACCGGCTGGAATTCGGGGCCGCTCCCGCTCACCCTCCTCCTCGCGCTCGCGATCTTCTCGTTCGCCCCGCTCTTCATCTTCATCAGCGCCTGGTCGAGCAACAACAAGTACTCGCTGATGGGCGGGATGCGCTCCGCCGCCCAGATGATCGCCTACGAGGTCCCGATCCTCCTCGCGGTCGTCGCGGTCGTGATCGTCGCCGGGAGCTTCAACCTCACGACGATCGTCTACGAGCAGCAGAACTACTGGTTCTGGGGACCGCTCGTCGTCGCGCTGGTCGTCTTCGTCGCCGGGATGCTGGCCGAGATGGAGCGGATCCCCTTCGACCTGCCGGAAGCGGAGGCCGAGCTGGTCGAGGGCTGGAACACGGAGTACGGCGGGATGCTGTTCGCCTTCTTCATGCTCGCCGACTACCTGCGGGCGCTGGTCGGCAGCATCCTGGTCGTGCTCCTGTTCCTCGGCGGCTGGACGTTGCCCTCGTGGGTCCCGAGCGCGGCGACCTCCTTCCCCTTGGCCGGGATCGTGTGGTTCATGGTGAAGACCTACCTCGTCTTCGGCCTGTTCGTCTGGGTCCGCGCGGCGCTCCCCCGCGTGCGGACCGACCAGCTCCTGCGGGTCGGATGGAACCGCATGATCCCGCTCAGCCTGCTCGCGGTGTTCCTCGCGGCGGTCCTCGTCACCGTGAAGTGCGTACCGGTGCTCGGTTGCGTCCCCTCGATGGGGATGTGA
- a CDS encoding 4Fe-4S binding protein: MAAPITAKEKPDENPVLFVARPMATAARQFAKSLRRPSTILYPFERLEDPQFRDEVRVAAGKPLGVGHVWDNYRGVHALNIATCISCNLCAFSCPDLCIEMVSVPGGDPKHPKKCPEIDYGKCSYCGFCSDACPEGCLTMTTRYELATPKRSEMVYSPEKLYAVFQHKLPMNPIRLERPENEDAILLDPPLCIGCNACSRDCPTQCITMLDIPRPEAKPGEKLPKRIWKEPVVNDSDCVRCGTCISVCPKDCLFWGTRK; encoded by the coding sequence ATGGCAGCTCCGATCACCGCCAAGGAGAAGCCCGACGAGAACCCCGTGCTGTTCGTCGCCCGCCCGATGGCGACCGCGGCCCGGCAGTTCGCAAAGAGCCTGCGGCGTCCCTCGACGATCCTCTACCCGTTCGAGCGGCTCGAGGACCCCCAGTTCCGCGACGAGGTGAGGGTCGCGGCCGGTAAGCCGCTCGGCGTGGGCCACGTCTGGGACAACTACCGCGGGGTCCACGCGCTGAACATCGCTACCTGCATCAGCTGCAACCTCTGCGCGTTCTCCTGCCCGGACCTGTGCATCGAGATGGTGAGCGTCCCCGGTGGCGATCCGAAGCACCCGAAGAAGTGCCCGGAGATCGACTACGGCAAGTGCAGCTACTGCGGCTTCTGCTCCGACGCCTGCCCCGAAGGGTGCCTCACCATGACGACGCGCTACGAGCTCGCGACGCCGAAGCGCTCGGAGATGGTCTACTCGCCCGAGAAGCTGTACGCCGTCTTCCAGCACAAGCTCCCGATGAACCCGATCCGGCTGGAGCGGCCCGAGAACGAGGACGCGATCCTCCTCGACCCGCCGCTCTGCATCGGCTGCAACGCCTGCTCGCGCGATTGCCCGACGCAGTGCATCACGATGCTCGACATCCCCCGACCGGAGGCGAAGCCCGGGGAGAAGCTCCCGAAGCGGATCTGGAAGGAGCCCGTCGTGAACGACTCGGACTGCGTCCGCTGCGGCACGTGCATCAGCGTGTGCCCCAAGGACTGCCTCTTCTGGGGGACGCGGAAGTGA
- a CDS encoding GNAT family protein — MDASSFRTPLTLRGRYTELSPLAASDRDALFAASRDPEVFRYLRTGPVENPSELDVIISGLLAAQAAGTDLPFTTRLLPDRRPIGMTRFLRIDRADESVEVGGTWLAREFWRTPVNTETKLLLLRHAFEVEHAHRVQLQTDLRNERSQRAIARLGAQREGVLREDVRLPDGYRRSSVYFSILAPEWPAVRDRLTRALERPWGGSEAP; from the coding sequence ATGGACGCATCGAGCTTTCGAACGCCGCTCACGCTGAGGGGGCGCTACACCGAGCTCAGCCCGCTCGCCGCGTCCGACCGGGATGCGCTGTTCGCCGCCTCGCGCGACCCCGAAGTGTTCCGCTACCTGCGCACGGGTCCCGTGGAAAACCCGTCCGAGCTCGACGTGATCATCTCGGGACTACTCGCGGCGCAAGCCGCCGGCACCGACCTCCCGTTCACCACCCGCCTCCTGCCGGACCGCCGGCCGATCGGCATGACCCGCTTCCTCCGGATCGACCGCGCCGACGAGTCGGTCGAGGTCGGGGGCACCTGGCTCGCTCGGGAGTTCTGGCGGACCCCGGTCAACACCGAAACGAAGCTGCTCCTGCTGCGCCACGCGTTCGAGGTCGAGCACGCGCATCGCGTGCAGCTCCAGACGGACCTGAGGAACGAGCGCTCCCAACGCGCGATCGCTCGACTGGGCGCCCAGCGCGAAGGCGTGCTCCGGGAGGACGTCCGGCTACCTGACGGATACCGACGATCGTCGGTGTACTTCAGCATCCTTGCGCCCGAATGGCCGGCGGTGCGTGATCGATTGACCCGTGCGCTCGAGCGTCCCTGGGGTGGGTCCGAAGCCCCCTAG
- a CDS encoding NADH-quinone oxidoreductase subunit B family protein, producing MTTPPTQVLSGKPAAPDDLRLSGELPVVGQPAVPFIEIETLRAKEFVPAAREALTSLIAEQGHAKVIRPVFNWAGRNSLFPLHWGLACCAIEFAAAFGARWDAERFGIVPRSSPRQCDLMIVNGTVTWKVAHKLVTLYEQMPEPKWVIAMGNCATGGGPFRTAYSVVPGVDKLVPVDVYIAGCPPRPEAMLDGILKLEELIRERKE from the coding sequence TTGACGACCCCTCCCACGCAGGTGCTGTCCGGCAAGCCCGCGGCTCCCGACGACCTCCGGCTCTCCGGGGAACTTCCGGTCGTCGGCCAGCCCGCGGTGCCGTTCATCGAGATCGAGACGCTCCGGGCGAAGGAGTTCGTTCCCGCCGCGCGCGAGGCGCTGACCTCCCTCATCGCCGAGCAGGGCCACGCGAAGGTGATCCGCCCCGTGTTCAACTGGGCGGGGCGGAACTCGCTCTTCCCCCTGCACTGGGGGCTCGCCTGCTGCGCGATCGAGTTCGCGGCGGCGTTCGGGGCGCGGTGGGACGCCGAGCGTTTCGGGATCGTCCCGCGCTCCTCGCCCCGGCAATGCGACCTCATGATCGTGAACGGGACGGTCACCTGGAAGGTCGCGCACAAGCTCGTCACGCTCTACGAGCAGATGCCCGAGCCCAAGTGGGTGATCGCGATGGGCAACTGCGCGACCGGCGGCGGGCCGTTCCGGACGGCCTACTCGGTCGTCCCCGGCGTCGACAAGCTCGTCCCCGTGGACGTGTACATCGCCGGCTGCCCGCCCCGCCCTGAGGCGATGCTCGACGGGATCCTGAAGCTCGAGGAACTGATCCGGGAGCGGAAGGAGTAG
- the nuoK gene encoding NADH-quinone oxidoreductase subunit NuoK: MTDLALTGFLGLSAALLGIGLFGILTRRNFILLLIAVEIAMNAAILNFVYFAAFPASGTSGLNGQAIAVVLVGFAATEVAVGLAIVLALNRLKGTINVAQATDLRL, from the coding sequence TTGACCGACCTCGCGCTCACCGGCTTCCTGGGCCTCTCCGCGGCCCTGCTCGGCATCGGCCTCTTCGGCATCCTGACGCGCCGCAACTTCATCCTGCTCCTGATCGCGGTCGAGATCGCGATGAACGCCGCGATCCTGAACTTCGTGTACTTCGCGGCGTTCCCCGCGTCCGGGACGAGCGGCCTCAACGGCCAGGCGATCGCGGTCGTGCTCGTCGGCTTCGCGGCGACCGAGGTCGCGGTCGGCCTCGCGATCGTCCTCGCGCTCAACCGGCTCAAGGGAACCATCAACGTCGCCCAGGCGACCGATCTCAGGCTGTAG
- a CDS encoding NADH-quinone oxidoreductase subunit M: MVPLISLILATLVVGTLATFAAGTRARWVALATSAVFLAEVAFLFLGYPGWPGYSSALVPGFSDTETYTWIHLSWLTINYSVGVDGISLVLILLTAILQIVTVVYSWGESRRPGAWFGLVLLTCLGSFGVFVALDILLFFLFWEAVLVPMFFIIGYWGGPNRRYAALKFFVYTHVASIVMLVGLLALAFYSGATSFDFSSVYAAARSLAPVTQTFLFLALFFGFSVKFPVVPFHTWLPDAHVEAPTGGSVLLAGLLLKLGGYGLIRWAVEVLPSAVHSLQPLLFLIAFVSILWGSLVALAQRDLKRLVAFSSINHMGIVLLAIALDSSLGLLAAVLLMFAHGIVSALLFMTSGSVHHQYGTRDLQSLGGITPSGPALATMIMAGALASLGLPALIGFPAEFTAFLATYNGLGYWVLIPLAVLVVTAAFYLWMMQRMLFGPPRGLPVESHPLPWYEGAAMGILVAMTVLFGILPGLLVNVIVNSPVKGFPGT, translated from the coding sequence ATGGTGCCGCTGATCAGCCTCATCCTCGCCACGCTCGTCGTGGGGACGCTCGCCACCTTCGCGGCGGGCACGCGCGCCCGCTGGGTGGCGCTCGCTACCTCCGCCGTGTTCCTGGCCGAGGTCGCCTTCTTGTTCCTCGGCTATCCGGGCTGGCCGGGCTACTCGAGCGCGCTGGTGCCGGGCTTCTCCGACACCGAGACCTACACCTGGATCCACCTGTCGTGGCTCACGATCAACTACTCGGTCGGCGTCGACGGCATCTCGCTCGTCCTGATCCTCCTGACCGCGATCCTCCAGATCGTCACGGTCGTCTACTCCTGGGGCGAGTCACGTCGCCCGGGCGCCTGGTTCGGGCTCGTCCTGCTCACCTGCCTCGGCTCCTTCGGCGTCTTCGTCGCGCTCGACATCCTGCTGTTCTTCCTGTTCTGGGAAGCGGTCCTCGTGCCGATGTTCTTCATCATCGGTTACTGGGGGGGGCCGAACCGGCGCTACGCGGCGCTGAAGTTCTTCGTCTACACCCACGTGGCGTCGATCGTGATGCTCGTCGGGCTGCTGGCGCTCGCCTTCTACTCCGGCGCGACGAGCTTCGACTTCTCGAGCGTCTACGCCGCGGCCCGGTCGCTCGCGCCGGTCACCCAAACCTTCCTGTTCCTCGCCCTCTTCTTCGGCTTTTCCGTCAAGTTCCCGGTCGTCCCGTTCCACACCTGGCTGCCCGACGCGCACGTCGAGGCGCCGACCGGAGGCTCGGTGCTGCTCGCCGGCCTCTTGCTCAAGCTCGGCGGATACGGGCTGATCCGCTGGGCGGTCGAGGTGCTGCCCTCGGCCGTGCACTCCCTGCAGCCGCTGTTGTTCCTGATCGCGTTCGTCTCGATCCTCTGGGGCTCGCTGGTCGCGCTCGCGCAGCGGGACCTCAAACGTCTCGTTGCGTTCTCCTCGATCAACCACATGGGCATCGTGCTCCTCGCGATCGCCCTCGACTCGTCGCTCGGCCTCCTCGCCGCGGTGCTGCTGATGTTCGCGCACGGGATCGTCTCGGCGCTCCTGTTCATGACGAGCGGGAGCGTGCACCACCAGTACGGCACGCGGGACCTCCAGAGCCTCGGCGGCATCACGCCGAGCGGCCCGGCGCTCGCCACGATGATCATGGCCGGCGCGCTCGCGTCGCTGGGCCTCCCCGCGCTCATCGGCTTCCCGGCGGAGTTCACCGCCTTCTTGGCGACGTACAACGGGCTCGGCTACTGGGTGCTGATCCCGCTCGCCGTCCTCGTGGTGACCGCGGCGTTCTACCTGTGGATGATGCAGCGCATGCTCTTCGGGCCCCCGCGCGGGCTCCCGGTCGAGTCCCATCCGCTACCGTGGTACGAGGGGGCCGCGATGGGCATCCTGGTCGCGATGACCGTCCTGTTCGGCATCCTGCCGGGCCTGCTCGTGAACGTGATCGTGAACTCGCCGGTGAAGGGCTTCCCCGGGACGTGA